In a single window of the Thunnus thynnus chromosome 9, fThuThy2.1, whole genome shotgun sequence genome:
- the LOC137189198 gene encoding transforming growth factor beta activator LRRC32-like has product MVRHMFSNLLLLWSLSHEIYATGLTYGDPKEQSWNNHNLSSVPLDLDVRLRKLDLSNNFIRQLHTLGLPYLEQLDLSCNQLDLISEGAFENLAQLEELNLSRNALNNNLGSNSKALQSISRLRSLDISMNGLSDNAVELYLRNKPSLDQLKMTGNALTSLTHNFFKESESLRVITIDDNLISAIDQGTFEPLTHLETLNLAKNNLAHICDFKLHQVKYLNLSRNSVEFFVTHEDNQLYRLEILDLSYNKLLYFPIVPKMNSLKYLHLQNNMVGALNAEATIVSEANFLYNEIVGQGDVRVQKNDLHANWRLMPLVHIDLSYNHFRSFPLETLSLLSSLETLNFSHNCVQNIIWNVRNDSESGYDRQLSFSSLKYLDLQSNGLVSISPLFLKTLTQLETLNLQDNSVQPCSPKDHLPSSQSAPQINHNTSCVVFDQLRTLKHLNLKDNNIKMLHTKSFQKTSLVSLNLAGNPHMVMHVDALAGVQESLQSLTISEMNMTSSDLSFPCMPALTQLNISNNNLDIMPSSLTCSPLTEIDIRNNAFVSLNQSLILALSAHLNMMHISGNYFNCCDSKWLTILNESQIELPDISQAECFTSVSNIMVTEYLNSSEMYCLFHTKTQEIHFVQMIIIVSIVTVIVTVFIIFTRKVCCSHRPGIV; this is encoded by the exons ATGGTCAGACACATGTTCTCTAATCTCCTACTACTCTGGTCACTCAGCCATGAGATTTATGCAACTGGACTAACATATGGTGATCCAAAG GAGCAGTCCTGGAACAACCACAACCTCTCTTCTGTCCCTCTGGATTTGGATGTGAGGCTTAGAAAACTAGACCTGTCCAATAACTTCATCAGACAGTTGCACACACTTGGTTTGCCATACTTGGAGCAGCTGGACCTGAGCTGCAACCAGCTGGATCTCATCTCCGAAGGGGCTTTTGAAAACCTGGCTCAACTTGAAGAGTTGAATTTGTCCAGAAATGCGCTGAACAACAACCTTGGCAGTAACAGCAAAGCCCTCCAATCCATCAGTAGACTGAGGAGTTTGGATATATCAATGAACGGCCTGAGTGATAATGCGGTGGAGCTGTACCTCCGAAACAAACCGTCTCTTGATCAACTGAAGATGACCGGTAACGCTTTAACAAGTCTTACACACAACTTCTTCAAAGAAAGTGAAAGTTTGAGGGTCATTACTATTGATGACAATCTGATATCAGCGATTGACCAGGGCACATTCGAGCCATTGACCCACTTAGAAACACTTAACTTGGCCAAAAATAATCTTGCCCATATCTGTGATTTTAAATTACATCAAGTTAAATATCTGAATCTCAGTAGAAATTCAGTAGAGTTCTTTGTTACACATGAGGATAACCAGTTGTACAGACTTGAAATTCTTGATCTGAGCTATAACAAACTACTTTATTTCCCAATTGTTCCAAAAATGAACAGTTTAAAGTATCTTCATTTACAGAATAACATGGTTGGTGCCCTGAATGCAGAGGCAACAATTGTGTCAGAAGCCAATTTTCTTTATAATGAGATTGTAGGTCAGGGTGACGTTAGAGTACAGAAAAATGACCTACACGCAAACTGGAGGCTGATGCCACTGGTTCATATTGACTTGAGCTATAACCACTTCAGATCTTTCCCACTGGAGACTTTGAGCCTTCTCTCGTctttagaaacactgaatttcaGTCATAACTGTGTTCAAAACATCATCTGGAATGTTAGAAATGATAGTGAATCAGGATACGATCGTCagctttccttttcttccttaaAGTACCTTGACCTGCAAAGCAATGGACTTGTATCTAtttcccctctcttcctcaAGACACTCACACAACTAGAGACATTAAATCTGCAAGACAATTCTGTGCAGCCTTGTTCTCCCAAGGACCATTTGCCAAGCTCTCAGTCAGCACCGCAAATAAATCACAACACATCCTGCGTCGTCTTTGATCAATTAAGGACTCTTAAACACCTCAATCTTAAGGATAACAACATAAAGATGCTTCACACGAAGTCATTTCAGAAAACCTCTTTGGTTTCCCTCAACCTTGCAGGAAATCCACATATGGTAATGCATGTGGATGCACTAGCGGGTGTGCAGGAAAGTCTTCAGTCCTTGACTATCAGTGAAATGAACATGACCAGCTCTGATCTATCTTTCCCCTGTATGCCAGCGTTAACCCAGCTGAACATATCAAACAACAACCTGGACATCATGCCCAGCAGTTTGACTTGCTCACCCCTGACAGAAATCGACATAAGAAATAATGCTTTCGTGTCTTTAAACCAATCCTTGATTCTTGCTTTATCTGCACACCTCAATATGATGCACATTAGTGGGAACTATTTTAACTGCTGTGACAGTAAATGGCTGACCATCCTAAATGAGTCGCAGATTGAACTGCCTGACATCAGTCAAGCTGAATGCTTCACAAGTGTTAGTAACATTATGGTCACAGAGTATTTGAACAGTTCTGAAATGTATTGCTTGTTTCATACAAAAACGCAGGAAATTCACTTTGTGCAAATGATCATAATTGTTTCAATTGTAACTGTAATAGTAACAGTGTTCATCATATTTACCAGAAAAGTGTGTTGCAGTCACAGACCAGGCATAGTGTGa
- the LOC137189200 gene encoding tumor necrosis factor ligand superfamily member 13B-like has protein sequence MLYNTLLSLTAFMFCLSLFLVHRASVLENDFRKLQGDIILQLNQPRSEGVNGKMAKMSKTREDIKPSTIQIAQSSLKISSRRVKREQGSCRAPTSFLQLTANTNKQPSIRGNITEIPWTVSAQQGNAISANENRIVVQEDGYYLVFGQVLFKSPSTVMGHVIRSWGSATSGRGSTELLRCLQEMPDGTAANTCYTAGIVQLHQDDELELVIPYRPQALISMDADSTFFGVIQLN, from the exons ATGCTTTACAATACTTTATTATCACTAACGGCATTTATGTTTTGTCTTAGTCTTTTCCTGGTGCACAGAGCCAGTGTTTTAGAAAATGATTTTCGCAAACTCCAAGGGGATATAATTCTACAATTAAATCAGCCACGTTCTGAGGGAGTCAATGGGAAAATGGCCAAGATGTCTAAAACAAGGGAG gACATAAAGCCAAGTACTATCCAAATAGCTCAGAGTTCTCTGAAGATATCTTCTAGGAGAGTAAAACGGGAACAGGGCAGCTGCAGAG CTCCAACATCGTTTCTGCAGTTAACAGCTAATACTAACAAACAGCCAAGCATAAGAG GAAATATAACAGAGATCCCTTGGACAGTTTCTGCGCAGCAAGGAAATGCAATTTCAGctaatgaaaacagaattgttGTCCAAGAAGATGGTTATTACTTGGTGTTTGGACAA GTTTTGTTCAAAAGCCCCAGCACAGTTATGGGACATGTAATTCGAAGTTGGGGTTCCGCTACATCAGGGAGAGGTTCAACAGAGCTCTTGCGCTGTCTGCAAGAGATGCCCGATGGAACTGCTGCCAATACGTGCTACACTGCAG GCATAGTGCAGCTGCATCAGGATGATGAGCTAGAACTGGTGATACCGTACAGGCCCCAAGCCCTGATCTCCATGGACGCAGACTCAACATTTTTTGGTGTCATACAGCTGAACTGA